CCTGGGGGGCCGGTGATCAGACGCCGCTTCCGGTCGCAGGTGCTGCAGCAACCGGGAAAACAGAAGACGGTTCATCTTGGCGGCCACTCTCCCACCAATAGTCGGAAGAGGTTGCACGTGGACATCGCCCAGACCGCGACGCAGTCCATCAGCAGCGGCTTGCGAATTATGGAACTGCGCCATCACCGCCGCGTCGAAGAGTTGCGCCGGACTGAAGAGATGCGCAGTACCGAAGAACGGCGCCGGACTGAGGAACAGCGCTGGACCATGGAACAGCGTGCGATGATGATAGAGGCGTGCGCCCGGAACACACTCAAGGCCCGTCGATCCAGCCTCACGACCATCAGACACCTGCGGCCGGTGGCCGAAAGCAGTCCCGCGGTCCCAGTGCCGCCGCCGTGCACGCCGCACACCACGACCACGGGCGCAACCGAGTCTGCGGTCACGCCTGCCGAGTGGTCGGTAGTCGTCTCGTCGGTGGGTAGCCCGCCGAGCTTTTATCAGACGCCGATGCAGACGCCGACGCAAAAGTTTCCCGACACACCGTCGC
This sequence is a window from Rhopalosiphum maidis isolate BTI-1 chromosome 1, ASM367621v3, whole genome shotgun sequence. Protein-coding genes within it:
- the LOC113558408 gene encoding uncharacterized protein LOC113558408 — encoded protein: MDRVFDHLRYVRCPTCSRVFCCTKHRVQHERRVHVAVPGGPVIRRRFRSQVLQQPGKQKTVHLGGHSPTNSRKRLHVDIAQTATQSISSGLRIMELRHHRRVEELRRTEEMRSTEERRRTEEQRWTMEQRAMMIEACARNTLKARRSSLTTIRHLRPVAESSPAVPVPPPCTPHTTTTGATESAVTPAEWSVVVSSVGSPPSFYQTPMQTPTQKFPDTPSLQKLPDTPLQTLSDTPLQTVPDTPLQTLSDTPVNGKTPCNGGSVKRVSLDDGSTQKGFFWSNMARRFRLALRPAKPKIVENNNCPSPSASPNVDCVVNPYGNIQPRRPICNNDTLMTPVHPRPSLEAIRKAHEEASKAFNRFMTD